atatacaagatcattattattaatatttttttatatctatggcatatacagtctatgggccagcacaatttcagtattgttgtacgtcgcgaaaaacaggctgacgttaaaacaatagttcagctaattagttccgtgttgaaggatcttttcctcccagtcgcccgtgGTTCCCCGACATGTCTCTGCGCCCCCctaggggggcgcgccccactatttgtgAAACACTGAGTTACAACCTCAGTACTGACTAATAGTAGCTGAGTTACACCCTCAGTACTGACTGACAGGAGCTGTGTTACACCCTCAGTACTGACTGACAGGCACAAATAGATAATCCTGGGTGTTGTCTGGCAGGTTGAAACCCTAATCATGACTGACTGGAGTACAACAGCCCATGAGTGTTGACTTACAAGAGTACATTCCTTGAGTACTGACTTGCAGGTACATTGTTGTCCTGACATGGGAGTCTGAAACCCTGACTCTTGACTCGTGGGAGCATAAATTACCCTGTGTAGTTACTTCCCTGGGTATTGACTGACAGGTATTCAGGATTGATTTCCCTGATTGGTTATTTCCAGGTGTGTCCGTGAGCAATGACTGATAGGACTTTAGATCCTGAACTTACTTTACTGTTACTGACCAGGTTGTTGATGTCTGGTATGTTGTGACCCTGGTTAATGACTGACAGGTTATAAACCTTGATGACTAACAGGATGATTACCTAACAAGGGTTTTCCCTGCGTCATAACTGATAGGAATCTGCCCTGAATAATGACTGATATAGTTACACCTCGCCCCTGAGTGCTGACTGGAAGGAAGTTTACCTAATTTTATCAGCAGGCTTTTTCCCCTGAGTATTGACTGACAGGACATGTCATGAAGATGTGTTTTTGACCTGTATATTTAACCCTGTGTCGACTGGCAGGTAGCTACTCACCTTCAGTGGCCACAGAACAGTTGATCTCTGAATCAATAAAGTTTGGTCACATGatgtgttctgtttgttttctgtgtttaaccAGGAAGGTCCTgagattaaaatgtttatttaaagagAAACCAGCCAAAAAGGCAAGAAGTtataaagtcacacaaaaaacacttaaaataataaataaaaagtaaggTTTTAAAGTACAAGAAAGCTTGATATTGATCCAGTCTGTATTTATGCttataatttatatttaatatcaGTCTTTCTTAATTTCATACTTTTCACATCACGccacaaaaactaaatatttaaattcatttcatCATAAgaagagcaagaaaaaaagactaaaaatgatgaaatattttagtacCAGGTACAAGAATGAAGGAGGATCGTTGCTAAAACCTTCCAGTCAACAAACAGGaagttaaacaacaaaaaatcagtTTCTCAGTGTAACAGCGCCTCCTGCTGGAATTCTGCTGCAGCAACAGAATAACAAGGAGATATTCTGACTGAAAAGGaccaaaatctgtccaaaatttaCTCAAACTACCCAAAATACAaaacttttgtcaaaaaaaaaaatgtttggaaaaaaagtcatcaaaagTCCTGAAAATTTATCTTAGATGACTTAAACTTgtcaaaaactaattttaaaatgagttaGGGTTAACgtctgaaacaacacaaaagttcccaaaattattcaaaaggAGTCTTAGGTGACttaaacttgtcaaaaattatCACACAAGGAAAGTCAGAggtactggatgaataaataaatgcagcagaaacagaacagaggagcctagatccatccagcatggtgaaacatcaaCAGATGATGATCAGAgtagaggaaacatggagatagaaaaacatctacaggaggaggagacaacaccaccacaaagacaaaaaaaggcaacaacacctgataaaataaatgtggcatGGCTCAAAAAGAGAGAACAGAGGAACAGAGCAGAGCCAAGTTTTTAGAGGCCGTGAACATTGAGTTAAttttcaaaaagacacaaaacaacatggaaaacgacaaaaacaagaagaaaaacaaaaacaaaacataagacgacaaaaatgagacacaaaatgacaacactgagacacaaaacaacaaaaaggagacaaaaggtcaaaaacgagacagagaTGACTCTGAACctgtccagaattactcaaactacccaaaatgcaagaaaactttgtcaaaatgaaaaaaaattgaaaaaagtcatcaaaacgactcaaaatttgtccaaaatagcttaaatgtgtaaaatgtagtTGCCTGGTTGGTCCAGTAGGGGGCGCTGTGGACTGATCAGCTGATGGACTGAGTTGAAAACCATCAGATCAGAAACTGAGAAGGTTGAGACTCAAACATCCAGAGTTATTTGCTGACAGGTGAGCAAACACCTGAATCATCCCTTAAAAATCACCTTCATGCTTTGGAGATCTCCAGAGCTAAACAgcatgaaggtagaactctgatcattaaagTTCCTGGAGATAAAGAGCTCCTGGAGGTTCTGAGGAGAACTTAGGAAGATTTGAATCAAACACATGAAGTTGGTTGAAACAGTGGaacatgttgattttatttcactgttttctacACGCTGAATCAGATGCTTCCTCCAGACACACTAGTGCAACATTACCTGTTGGAGCTCCACAGGTGAGTCACCTGAGAGTCACCTGTCagagaggaagagcaggaggtCCACTTCCCGTTATGATCAGAAGGTTCAAACATTCACAGGCTCAGAGTCCATCAGAGATTAAAGGTTCATTCACAAAAATACTTTAGTCCTGCAGCtgatcatcattattattatcaaccaataatcaatcaataatcaaccAATAATCAAccatctataaaatgtcagaaaactgtgaaaaagtcTCATTTAGTCCAAGAGAACCTCCCAGAGAACCTTCAGATCCTTCTAGTGATGGATAACAGCTGCAGTGATTTATAGAAACATTAACAGTTTGGTTCTAACTTCAGGTTCTTCAGTTCCTCCAGAACCAGCCGTAGCATGCTAACAGGCTAGCTTCCTGCAGACGGATCAATAAAggttcttcttcctcctctgtggtTCTATCATCTCCAGAGCTTTAAGGATCAGATCAGTAAACATTCATCTGAAGCTTCGTCTGTTTGACAACCAGAACCGAAACATTTAAGGCACCAGAACCCAAGTGTTCCGTCGAACCATCCCAACTCGTCCTCCAGATGTCCTACAGGTCTCAGGACACCTCGATGACCTCCATGCTGCCAGAGAAGCTGGACTGGCTGCCTACCGTCCCCATGTCCTCTCTGGACCTgctgtccgtccgtccatctcCAAACTCCATCTGGCAGCTCCGTCTCTTCAGCTGCTTCTCGAAGCTGCTCTCTTCGTGCCAGCTCCTCCTCGAGTCTCTGCGGTCTCCGGTCCTCTGCCGGCCGCGACGCTGAACCGCCTCCAGACTGTGGCTGCAGCCGAATGCTGCCGAGTAGAAGCATGTGGACTCTGAGGACAGGTACCAGCCTCCGGTGACGGGGCCCAGCAGGATGTCAGAGTGCCATCCCTTCAGGGCACCGCCGGACCCGGCCTTGGCCAGGTGCTGCTGGCTGCGGGACAAACCCAGCAGGAAGCTGGCGGTGCTGGTCTGGGCATTGGGCGGAGGTTTGGTGAAGCCGGTGGCTCTCTGCGGCCCGTCGGCCTCCTCCTTGTCTGGACTCTGCTCCGGGGTCGACTGCTCCGACACCTCCTCCACCGGAGAGAACTGACATGGCTTCCCACCCGACTCCTTGAACGCCGACGGTTTGTAGAAGTCGTCCATGGAGCCGCCGTGAGGCGCGAACACCCGGTGTGCGGAGTCTCCGCCCGGCTCACCGTACGACTTGATATCCAGAGAGAAGGAGCGCTTGAGCCGGGTGCTGTTCTCATCCAGCTGGAGACCGCTCAGGGCCCGGACCAGCAGTCGGTCCTCCGGGGCATCAGCCAGGACGCAGGGCAGAGTCAGGGGCTCCAGCAGGGCCAGACCGGGGCCCCCAGGGCCCTCCAGGCAGCCAGCAGCCTCCTCAGGAAGACCAGGACCATCAGGCTTCAGCTTACTGTCAGGACCAATGGGACTCTTGATCTTCTTCTCAAAGTCCAGCAGCTGACCCAGAAAGTTGAAGTTAGGAGAGATGGTCGGCCTCTTCTCCTTCACAAACCTGCAGAGGAAGAAAGCTGAGACTGAAGGAGGAACATCAAGTATCCAGGTTTAACCTGGACCTACAGACTTTAATCTGGAACTACAGGACCTTTAATCTGGACCTATAGACTTTAATCTGGATTTACGAGGACTTTAATCTGGACCTACAGACTTTAGTCTGGACCTACAGACTGTAATCTGAAACTACAGGACCTTTAATCTGGACCTACAGACTTTAATCTGGACCTACAAACTTTAATCTGGACCTACAGGAACTTTAATCTGGACCTACAGACTTTAATCTGGACCTACAGACTTTAACCTGGACCTACAGACTTTAATCTGGACCTACAAGGACTTTAATCTGAACCTACAGACTTTAATCTGAACCTAAAGACTTTAATCTGGATTTACAAGGATTTTAATCTGGACCAACAGACTTTAATCTGGACCTACAGGGACTTTAATCTGGACCTACAGACTTTAATCTGGACCTACAGACTTTAATCTGGACCTACAAGGACTTTAATCTGAACCTACAGACTTTAATCTGGATTTACAAGGATTTTAATCTGGAACTACAGACTTTAATGTGGACCTACAGGGACTTTAATATGGACCTATAGACTTTAATCTGGACCTACAGACTTTAATCTGGACCTACAAGGATTTTAATCTGGAACTACAGACTTTAATCTGGACCTACAGGGACTTTAATCTGGACCTACAGGGACTTTAATATGGAACTACAAGGACTTTGATCTGGACCTACAGACTTTAATCTGGAACTACAGGACCTTTAATCTGGACCTATAGACTTTAATCTGGATTTACGAGGACTTTAATCTGGACCTACAGACTTTAGTCTGGACCTACAGACTTTAATCTGGACCCACATACGTTAATCTGGACCTACAGGAACTTTAATCTGGACCTACAGACTGTAATCTGGACCAATAAGGACTTTAATCTGTAACTATAGGAACTTTAATCTGGACCTACAAGAACTTCAATCTGGACCTACAGGGACTTTGATCTGGACCTACAGACTTTAATCTGTACTGACAGACATTATTCTTGACCGACAGACTTTAATCTGGAACTGCACGAACTTTAATCTGGACCTACAAGGACTTTAATCTGAACCTACAGATTTTAATGTGGACCTACAGACTTTAACCTGGAACTACAAGGACTTTAATCTGAACCTACAGACTTTAATCTGAACCTACAAACTTTAATCTGGACCTACAGACTTTAACCTGGAACTACAAGGACTTTAATCTGAACCTACAGACTTTAATATGAACCTACAGACTTTAATCTGGACCTGCAGGGACTTTAACCTGAACCTCTTTCAAACCCAACAACAAACATCTAAACTTAAACTTTATGGTCTGATTGCAAGGTAATCCTAAACCAGTCTGATGTTCCTCGGTTCCTGACCTGTAGGCCTCGTCCAGCGTCATGTCCATCTTCTTCATGATGTAGGCGATGGCGATGGTGGCTGAGCGGGAGATTCCAGCCAGACAGTGGACCAGGACCCGGGCGTTGGAGGCTTTGGCCTTTTctgaaacacagcagagttCAGTGTGACAGGAAGTAACAGGGTCTCTACCAGAACACAGACCAATCTGCTGACCTATGAACTCCACCGATCGGTCCAACCAGGGCAGGATCTTCTCACAGAAAGAGTCATTGACGGGAACTCGGAGGAAGTGCGAGTTGGGGATGAAGTCGGGTTTGGGGCAGGTGTTGCTGGCATTCAGGACGTAGGCGATGTCGTTCTGCTGCATCAGATcctgaagaggaagaagaacgacaagaagaagaagcagaagaaggagaagaatgaCAAGaagttttatatatttgtatatatagtcatgtatatttgtgtagttgtgtatatacagtcatggaaaaatttATTCGAcctcccttgttttcttcagtttcttgttcatttcaatgcctggtaccactaaaggtttattacctgaagaacacaatgaacaccacagaaaatgcagctgattccagaATACTTTCTGTCCTATCTGACCTGCTTCAGCTTCGTTGTATTTCCAGGgtctataagaggacatttcatcaGCAGCAGTGCACATGAGTGGAACAGGaccaatgaaccaggtcatgtttggggctactctagaaaacagaaacctgtggaaaatcatcaaatgctaAATGGAGagccacaagcccaaaaacaaagcagattagttagaattagtcaacaggaatgggctactgtcagaagctggtggagagtagccaagacgcatggctgcagtcatcagaaacaatggttatgaatcagtactaactcctgtggggatcatgggactaaaacagacagaaaagaaaacatgaaatcctaaaagctgtttttgacaGAATAATGCCATTGCTACTGATGATTGGTTATTATCTAGAAAACCattaaaatgtctgatatcagctctgaaattaaactctgatCAGCTGTTGTTGTTATCTTTATATTAGTCCAAACTAACGGGCTTTTAGTGGttccaggcattaaaatgaacaacaaactaaagaaaacaagGGAAGGCTGGTTCCATGACTGTAGTGATatatagttgtatatagttgtgTATAGTTGTGTACAGTTGTGTATATAGTTGTATATAGTCGTGTATAGTCATATATAGTTGTGTATATAGTTGTGTATAGTTGCATATAGTTGTGTATATAGTTGTGTATAGTTATGTATATAGTTCTATATAGTTGTGTATATAGTTGTGTATAGTTGTGTAGGCAGTTGTGTATAGTTGTGTATGTagttgtgtgtagttgtgtataGTTGGATATAGTTGTGTATATAGTTGTGTATACAGTTCTATATAGTTGTGTatatagttgtatatagttgtgTATAGTTGCAAATAGTTGTGTATAGTTGGATATAGTTGTGTATATAGTTGTGTATATAGTTCTATATAGTTGTGTATATAGTTGTATATAGCTGCATATATAGTTGTATATAGCTGTGTATATAGTTGTGTATAGTTGCATATAGTTGTGTATATAGTTGTGTATAGCTGTGTATACAGTTGTGTATAGTTGTGTATATCGTATatatagttgtatatagttgtgTGTATATAGTTGTGTATACAGTTGTGTATAGTTGTGTATAAAGTTGTGTACAGAGTTCTATATAGTTGTGTatatagttgtatatagttgtATATATAGTTCTATATAGTTGTGTATATAGTTGTgtatagttgtatatagttgtgTATAGTCGTGTACAATTGTGTATAGTCGTGTACAGTTTTATATAGTTGTGTATATAGTTGTATATATAATTGTATCTAGTTGTGTATACAGTTGTGTATAGTTGTGTATATAGTTGTGTATAGCTGTATATAGTTGTGCATAGTTGTGTATATAGTTGTGTACAGTTGTATATAGTTGTGTATATAGTTGTGTATAGTCGTgtatagttgtatatagttgtgTATAGTCGTGTATAGTCGTATATAGTTGTGTATATAGTTGTGTATAGTTGTGTATATAGTTGTGCACAGTTGTGGATAGTTGTAtacagttcaattcaattcaattcaattcaattcaattttatttatatagcgccaattacagtcaaattgtctcgagacgctttacagaacccatatgcctgacccccagagcaagccaaaaggcgacagtggcaaggaaaacacccttttaacagggaaaaaaacctcgagcagaacccggctctaatgtggggggacccatctgcctgctggccgggcgggttgagagggacagaagaagtagagaggtagagatagaggggtagaggtagagatagagggatacagatagaggggtagagatagagaggtgggggggtgggacacaaggaccataaaacacagccacacatctgaagcatccagctctgggaccagggacactcggagaaaggacacagaaagaaacagagtgaatgtaatgcaataatggtatatatagtaaatacataggtagttagagaagggctcagtgcatccagagaggttccccagcagtctaggcctatagcagcataactaggggcaaactaaagggacgtcaagaggggaagtcagttgtgcaaatgaaaacaccagctcaccccgtcagggtcacccagtcagccctaactataagctttgtcgaaaaggaaggttttaagcctggtcttaaaaatagagagggtgtccgcctcccgaacccaaactgggagctggttccacaggagaggtgcctgataactgaaggctctgcctcccattctacttttagagattctaggaacaacaagtaagcctgcagtctgagagcgaagagttctgctaggataatatggtactatcaggtctttaagatatgatggagattggttgttaagagctttgtatgtcagaagaaggattttaaattctattctagatttaacaggaagccaatgaagagaaaccaatataggagaaatatgatctctcttgctaactcccgtcagtactctggctgcagcgttttggatcagctgtagatgtttcagagagctattgggacaacctgataataaggaattacagtagtcaagcctagaagtaacaaatgcatggactagtttttctgcatcactctgagacaggatgttcctgattttcacaatatttctcaggtggaaaaaggaagtcctacagatttgttttatgtgcgagttaaaggacatgtcctggtcaaagataacaccgaggttcctcacagtagtactggaggccaatgtaatgccatccagagtaactatatgctttgaaagcaattctctaagatgtttggggccaaatacaatgacttcagtcttgtctgaatttagtagtaagaaattataggtcatccaggtctttatgtccttaagacaatcttgcagtctagctagctgattagtttcatttggcttcatagataaatacaattgagtgtcgtcagcataacaatggaaattaatacagtgcttcctaataatgttgcctaagggaagcatgtataatgtgaacagtattggtcctaagacagaaccctgaggaactccatgattaaccctagtatgctcagaagagtcattgttgacatgcacaaactggaacctgtctgataagtaggatttaaaccagtccagtgctgtccctttaatgccaatagaatgttctagtcgctgtaataaaagtttgtggtcgattgtatcgaatgctgcactaaggtccaataaaataagtatagagaccagtccattatctgacgatatgagaaggtcattagtaactttcaccagagctgtttctgtgctatgatgcactctgaagcctgactgaaactcttcaaacaggctattcctttgtaaatgttcatataattgatttgcaactgttctttccagaattttagagagaaatggaaggttggaaattggtctatagttggctaaaacatctggatctagagtgggctttttaagtaaaggtttgattacagcaaccttaaaaggtacataacctgttactagagagagattaatcagatctaacattgaggaattaattaaaggtaaagcctccttgaacagtctagttgggataggatctaaaagacatgttgatggtttggatgtagaaactattgaaatgagttcagagagatgtatgggggtgaaaaattctaaatatccatctggtcttacagccaattctaaagtatctgtactcgatgatacatctgtgacatttgcaggaaagTTGTGTTTATAGTTGCATATAGTTGTGTATAGTTGCATATAGTTGTGTATATAGTTGTGTATAGTTGTGTATATAGTTCTATATagttgtgtgtagttgtgtataCAGTTGTGTATAGTTGTGTATATAGTTGTGTATACAGTTGTGTATAGTTGTGTATATAGTTGTGTATACAGTTGTGTATAGTTGTGTATACAGTTGTGTATAGTTGTGGACAGCTGTGAatatagttgtatatagttgtgTGTATAGTTGTGTATATAGTTCTATATAGTTGTGTATAGTTGCGTAGATAGTTGTgtatagttgtatatagttgtgTATAGTTGTGTATAGCTGTgtatagttgtatatagttgtgTATAGTTGTGTATATAGTTGTATATACTTGTGTATACAGTTGTGTATAGTTGTGTCTATAGTTGTATATATAGTTGTATATATAGTTGTATATATACTTGTATATAGTTGTGTatatagttgtatatagttgtgtatacagttgtgtatagttgtgtatatagttgtgtatatatttgtgtatatatttgtgTATATAGTTGTGTATATAGTTGTGTATAGTTGTATACAGTTGTGTATATAGTTGTGTATAGCTGTGTATATAGTCGTGTACATAGTCGTGTATAGTTATGTATAGTTGTGTATATAGTTGTGCATATAGTTCTATATAGTTGTGTATATAGTTCTATACAGTTGTATGTATAATTGTATATAGTTGTgtatagttgtatatagttgtgTATAGTCGTGTATAGTTGTATATAGCTGTGTATATAGTTGTGTATAGTCGTGTATAGTTGTGTATAGTTGTGTATAGTTGTATATAGTCGTGTATAGTTGTGTATAGTTGCATATAGTTGTGTATATAGTTGTGTATAGTTGTGTATATAGTTCTATATAGTTGTGTGTAGTTGCATATAGTGGTGTATACAGTTGTGTATAGTTGTGTATATAGTTGTGTATACAGTTGTGTATAGTTGTGGACAGTTGTGAATATAGTATATAGTTGTGTATATAGTTGTGTATAGTTGTGTATATAGTTCTATATAGTTGTGTATACAGTTGTGTATAGTTGCGTAGATAGTTGTgtatagttgtatatagttgtgTATAGTTGTGTATAGCTGTgtatagttgtatatagttgtgTATAGTTGTGTATATAGTTCTATATACTTGTGTATACAGTTGTGTATAGTTGTGTCTATAGTTGTATATATAGTTGTATATATACTTGTATATAGTTGTGTatatagttgtatatagttgtgTATACAGTTGCGTATAGTTGTGTATATagttgtgtatatatttttgtatatatttgtgtATAGTTGTGTATATAATTGTGTATATAGTTGAGTATAGTTGTATACAGTTGTGTATATAGTTGTGTATAGCTGTGTATATAGTTCTATATAGTTGTGTatatagttgtatatagttgtatgtatagttgtatatagttgtgtatagttgtgtatatagttgtgtatatatttgtgtgtagttgtgtatatAGTTGTGTATAGTTGTATACAGTTTTGTATATAGTTGTGTGTAGTTGTTTAACTGGCGGTACCCTGTTCAGGACGTCCCTCTGGCAGCCCAGGTAAAGGTGAGGCAGGATGCGGGTGGGTCCGGTGCTGGTGACAGGTAAACAGGGCTGGGAGATGCAGGATGGAACCAGGGTGGACTTACCCTCACACAGACCCGGGAACAGGTGGGAGAACTCGGAGAACCCACCTGAGAACACAGACCCTTCAGTCCAGGTGGAACCAACAGCTGCTGAACATCATGGACCAATAAAAACACTCTGTCCAGCCCTCAGGTGTGTTCCTCCACAGGTAAACCAGCAGCAACCTGAACACTAGGGCTGGTCCGaacagcagtttctgggctctggaTATTCGGCCCCGATTAATgatgaatatccgaatattcggtttgCTTCGTAACGTCCGACGGGGGGACACGGCAGACAAAAGATAAGTACCGATCGCGCGACATTGTCCGAGGGATAAATATTTGGATATCACCGTCACGACCAAATATTCAGATACTCgcatattcgggtccagccctactgaACACCTGATCTAAGAGGGTTGATTCTCCTTCAAGCCTCCGCTGATCAGAAGCTGCTCCATCTGTTCTCGAACCAAACATCAGGTCCTGGATCTTCTGACCCTGAGGAGTCCAACAGGGGTTCCATGAAGCAGCTGACCTGAAGATCAAACTTCTGGATTTATAGTAAAACTAGAATAATTCTGATTCCTGTGAACTTCCCGTTATCGTCTGTAGAACCAGAACACGGAGCTCTGGAAACCACAGATCTAACTGAGGGTGGAGTCCACTCAGCGATGACATCATGGTTACATAACCAGCCTCAGTGGAAACAAAGACGACCCACAGCTTCATGTCGCTGCTCAACTCTGACTAGTTACAAGGTCTGAATACAGCCATAGTCAGAGATCAATAACCACAGATCAATAACCAGTCATCAGATAACTTTACTGACCTTTGatgaggaaaaacaacatttaaacattagAGAGTTCTACAGTTTATCTATAAACTAACTGATACAGCAGCTGGACACCATGGAGATACACAACTATATACAATTATACAACTATACACAAATATACAACTATACAAGTATACACAACTATACACAACTATACAAGTATACACAACTATACAACTATAcacaactatatacaactatacaactatacacaactatatacaactatacACTATACACAACTATACACAACTATACAACTATACACAACTAGAACACAACTATATACAATTATACAACTATACACACCTATACAACTATACACAACTATACAACTATACACAACTAGAAcacaactatatacaactatacACAACTATACAGAACTAGAAcacaactatatacaactatacacaactagaacaaaactatatacaactatacacaactacaactagggctgggcgatatggcctaaaaacaaaatcttcgattttttcacaaaaaatcccgattcacgatttgtccgattttttttttaccctctacctaatctctgcacgccggagtccagtctactttatgcaaatgagctgcagccctctccaggtaaacacactggatcacagctggaaatgcgctgcatgttgcatgctggtctggttgtggagcgtttccagctgcgatccagtgtgtttacctggagagggctgcagctcatttgcataaagtagactgactcgtactttatgcaaattggatgtggcgtgcggagattccacacatcgtgaaactgtcctcaaacttctaaactaggcgtcggtgacataaaacgaggacaggttcagctgctgcagattatttcttgcttcaaatgctttcagaaatacttttcggtgacgtgttttttgaaataaaagggaaagtttgcggccgagccgctgtgtttattcgacttgtctgcaggactgtccagctgaaagctcggtcatgtgaccacgtagcggcctgctgttgctcagagctgtcatgtgaccatgttgtggttcgctagtgaccgccgtccgtgtgattttcagatgtggtgcgttgccgtgcgggaaaatagcatctagtggacacgtgcctttagatctgcaccgctcgccgccatgttgtttgtgtatcaagcgtgggggggaggggggagcactctgaactacgggagcccagcgggaaggtgttggtggcggatgttgatgagaaaatcgattttcattaaaacaaatcgacattaagta
This is a stretch of genomic DNA from Amphiprion ocellaris isolate individual 3 ecotype Okinawa chromosome 21, ASM2253959v1, whole genome shotgun sequence. It encodes these proteins:
- the dusp16 gene encoding dual specificity protein phosphatase 16 isoform X2; protein product: MPRPGAVRPIGAEALVALLEGGLDRVVLIDSRPFVDFNSAHILEAVNVNCSKLMKRRLQQDKVQISELLQHSAKKKVCSVFGSSWSSKWTRRWSSTIRTLQTRLLSALSPSSASCWSNWREASLQFTCCQDLMQQNDIAYVLNASNTCPKPDFIPNSHFLRVPVNDSFCEKILPWLDRSVEFIEKAKASNARVLVHCLAGISRSATIAIAYIMKKMDMTLDEAYRFVKEKRPTISPNFNFLGQLLDFEKKIKSPIGPDSKLKPDGPGLPEEAAGCLEGPGGPGLALLEPLTLPCVLADAPEDRLLVRALSGLQLDENSTRLKRSFSLDIKSYGEPGGDSAHRVFAPHGGSMDDFYKPSAFKESGGKPCQFSPVEEVSEQSTPEQSPDKEEADGPQRATGFTKPPPNAQTSTASFLLGLSRSQQHLAKAGSGGALKGWHSDILLGPVTGGWYLSSESTCFYSAAFGCSHSLEAVQRRGRQRTGDRRDSRRSWHEESSFEKQLKRRSCQMEFGDGRTDSRSREDMGTVGSQSSFSGSMEVIEVS
- the dusp16 gene encoding dual specificity protein phosphatase 16 isoform X1; this encodes MPRPGAVRPIGAEALVALLEGGLDRVVLIDSRPFVDFNSAHILEAVNVNCSKLMKRRLQQDKVQISELLQHSAKKKLELQVDQEVVVYDQNSSDPTALSSESFLSVLLVKLERSFPSVHLLSGGFSEFSHLFPGLCEGKSTLVPSCISQPCLPVTSTGPTRILPHLYLGCQRDVLNRDLMQQNDIAYVLNASNTCPKPDFIPNSHFLRVPVNDSFCEKILPWLDRSVEFIEKAKASNARVLVHCLAGISRSATIAIAYIMKKMDMTLDEAYRFVKEKRPTISPNFNFLGQLLDFEKKIKSPIGPDSKLKPDGPGLPEEAAGCLEGPGGPGLALLEPLTLPCVLADAPEDRLLVRALSGLQLDENSTRLKRSFSLDIKSYGEPGGDSAHRVFAPHGGSMDDFYKPSAFKESGGKPCQFSPVEEVSEQSTPEQSPDKEEADGPQRATGFTKPPPNAQTSTASFLLGLSRSQQHLAKAGSGGALKGWHSDILLGPVTGGWYLSSESTCFYSAAFGCSHSLEAVQRRGRQRTGDRRDSRRSWHEESSFEKQLKRRSCQMEFGDGRTDSRSREDMGTVGSQSSFSGSMEVIEVS